The Candidatus Nitrosoglobus terrae genome segment AGTATTAGTGTGCATAATGATTTTCTTAAAATTAACAAAATGCAAAGAAATTTTTATATGCGCTTTATCAATATAAATAAAGCTTAATTGTTTTTATAGGCAAGCACTGGGCTATTAATGTTAATTTTAATAAAAATCAAAAATCAAGTGGAGGTTAGCGGCAATCTTTAGGTGTAGATTTAGGGATAATTAAGTAATGGAGTCCTTAGTTTGGATTGGATCTATTGGGATCATTATTGGGTTATCCATTTTAGATTTTTTTCTTCCTAGCCTTAGACGGACGCGCACAATACCTGCTAAAGAATCCTTGTCTTGGGTAATTATTTGGGGAGTACCCGCCCTTTGTTTTAATATTTTTATATATTTTTTGTATGAAAATAACTGGTTTGGGTGGGCTGATCTACCATCCCATACGGCTAATGGACAACAGGCTGTTATTCAATTCTTTACTGGATTTCTCTTAGAGAAATCCCTATCTGTAGATAATATCTTTGCGGTTACTACGATCTTTTTATACTTAAAAGTGCCCTTGGTGGAGCAAGATCGTATGTTGCAATGGAGTACCCTAAGTGTACTAGGATTACGGGCGGGTATGATTGCACTAGGTGTTGTATTGATATACCGCTTCCATTGGATGAATTATCTATTTGGATGGGTACTCATCATGATAGCTATAAAAACGCTTATCATCCACCAAGATAAAGTCATCATAGGGCATAATCCATTAATCTTATTGGCAATGAGATTTTATCCAATTACAGATAATTTTAAAGGGGAAAATTTCTTTAGCCCTATATGGGGGAATCAGACTATAACTCCCTTTATACTTGCGTGGGGATTAATTGCGAGCAGTCATTTAATCTTTGCTTTTAGTTCTACCCTAGCGGCTTTTGTAGTGAGTCAAGATCCTTTTTTGGTATTTACCAGTAACGCGTTCTCCCTACTCGGTTTTAGAGCACTTTACCTTACCCTTAAAGACTATATAGATCGGTTGCGTTATATTAAGCTGGGTTTGGTTTTTATTTTTGCTTATCTAGCAATCAAAATAATATTCATTCAATCTTATCCTATTCCAAATATTACTTCTTTAGCTGTTATCAGCACTATTCTTACGTTTAGTATCCTTGCCTCAATAGCTGTATTACCTACAGATTCTCATAATAAGAAGCCTCTTTTTAATGATGTAGCTATCTTAGCCGTTCTTAGCTATCGGCAAGCACGGAAAATTGTGGTATTGGTTTCAGGCACTTTGGTACTTTTAGTTGGGATTGCAATGATTGTATTACCTGGCCCGGCTGTTGTTGTCATCCCAATTGGATT includes the following:
- a CDS encoding TerC/Alx family metal homeostasis membrane protein, producing the protein MESLVWIGSIGIIIGLSILDFFLPSLRRTRTIPAKESLSWVIIWGVPALCFNIFIYFLYENNWFGWADLPSHTANGQQAVIQFFTGFLLEKSLSVDNIFAVTTIFLYLKVPLVEQDRMLQWSTLSVLGLRAGMIALGVVLIYRFHWMNYLFGWVLIMIAIKTLIIHQDKVIIGHNPLILLAMRFYPITDNFKGENFFSPIWGNQTITPFILAWGLIASSHLIFAFSSTLAAFVVSQDPFLVFTSNAFSLLGFRALYLTLKDYIDRLRYIKLGLVFIFAYLAIKIIFIQSYPIPNITSLAVISTILTFSILASIAVLPTDSHNKKPLFNDVAILAVLSYRQARKIVVLVSGTLVLLVGIAMIVLPGPAVVVIPIGLGILAIEFAWARRWLQKIRQTAGKIKQRIQG